Proteins encoded by one window of Flagellimonas lutaonensis:
- a CDS encoding head GIN domain-containing protein, which produces MKKVLTLGLVFCTVAACAQWGKRIKGNGNVVTIERSVGDYDQVAVAGWFDVELVDGNEGELTLKGEENLLEYIKTEVKDGKLVIKTEKGVNLRPSTWKDGILVTVPVEQIEGVSLSGSGDVIGKTTLRSDRFRTNISGSGDIELAIEAGEVSAQLSGSGDIELEGKADKLNVQVSGSGDVKAYDLKAEHVDVQVSGSADVKVTANQSLNGRVSGSGDISYKGNPKKVNTKSSGSGDINSY; this is translated from the coding sequence ATGAAGAAAGTATTGACATTAGGACTGGTTTTCTGTACAGTTGCAGCCTGTGCCCAATGGGGCAAACGTATAAAAGGAAACGGAAATGTAGTGACCATTGAACGCTCTGTGGGCGATTATGACCAAGTGGCCGTAGCGGGCTGGTTCGACGTAGAACTGGTCGATGGCAACGAGGGCGAGCTAACCCTTAAGGGCGAAGAAAACCTACTCGAATACATTAAAACCGAGGTAAAAGATGGCAAATTGGTCATCAAAACAGAAAAGGGTGTGAATCTCAGGCCTTCAACTTGGAAGGACGGTATTTTGGTAACGGTACCTGTAGAGCAAATAGAAGGCGTATCGCTATCGGGATCGGGTGATGTTATTGGAAAGACAACTTTGAGGTCTGACCGGTTCAGAACAAATATTTCAGGTTCCGGCGACATTGAACTGGCCATTGAGGCCGGTGAGGTTTCTGCCCAACTTTCAGGCTCTGGTGATATTGAACTGGAAGGGAAGGCAGACAAACTTAATGTGCAGGTTTCGGGATCGGGCGATGTAAAGGCATACGACCTTAAGGCCGAACATGTAGATGTTCAAGTATCAGGTTCTGCCGATGTCAAGGTAACCGCCAACCAGTCATTGAATGGCCGGGTATCTGGATCGGGCGATATCAGCTACAAGGGAAATCCAAAAAAAGTGAACACCAAGTCTTCTGGTTCAGGGGACATCAACAGTTATTAG
- the glgB gene encoding 1,4-alpha-glucan branching protein GlgB: MANVKPHSLLTDFDINLFKAGKHYRLFEKLGSHLIEVDGEKGTYFAVWAPTAKSVSVVGDFNFWTEGDHPLYVRWDESGIWEGFIPGVAKGAKYKYKIHSHNNDIKTEKADPFARYCEQPPKTASIVWDDDYRWKDVDWMGKRKEINALDKPFSVYEVHLGSWKRKNGNEFLSYKDLAKELVAYVKEMGFTHVEFMPIMEYPYDPSWGYQLTGYFAPTSRFGEPDDFKLLVDELHRNDIGVILDWVPSHFPEDAHGLGFFDGSHLYEHPDRRRGYHPDWKSLIFNYGRNEVRAFLISNAIFWLDQYHVDGLRVDAVASMLYLDYSREEGEWEPNMYGNNENLEAMSFLRELNEEVYRQFDGIQTIAEESTAFSGVSKPVFLGGLGFGMKWMMGWMHDTLEYFKKEPIYRKHHQNDITFSLTYAFTENFMLPFSHDEVVYGKQSLIYRMPGDEWQRFANLRLLFGYMFTHPGTNLIFMGGEFGQTSEWNFEQSLDWHLTQYDFHKGIQEVIKDLNALYKKHPALHEKQFSPEGFEWIDYGDAENSVLTFIRKGSNPKDDLVIALNFTPIPRENYRVGTPKSTQLKLLFNSDDKKYGGSGVGKKTLKPSDTAWHGHKKSVVMTLPPLGALVYK, encoded by the coding sequence ATGGCGAATGTAAAACCACATAGTCTTTTAACCGATTTTGACATCAATTTGTTCAAAGCGGGCAAGCACTACCGCCTTTTCGAAAAATTGGGCTCGCATTTGATCGAGGTCGATGGCGAAAAGGGCACCTATTTTGCGGTTTGGGCCCCAACTGCGAAATCAGTATCTGTGGTGGGCGACTTCAATTTTTGGACCGAGGGCGACCACCCCCTATATGTACGTTGGGATGAAAGCGGCATCTGGGAGGGGTTTATTCCGGGTGTTGCCAAAGGCGCCAAATACAAATACAAAATACACTCGCACAACAACGATATCAAGACAGAAAAGGCCGATCCCTTTGCACGCTACTGCGAGCAGCCCCCCAAAACGGCCTCGATTGTCTGGGATGACGATTACAGATGGAAAGATGTCGATTGGATGGGCAAGCGCAAAGAAATCAACGCGCTTGACAAGCCGTTTTCGGTCTATGAGGTGCATTTGGGCTCGTGGAAGCGAAAGAATGGCAATGAATTTCTTTCCTACAAAGACCTTGCAAAAGAGCTGGTGGCCTATGTGAAAGAAATGGGGTTCACCCATGTCGAGTTCATGCCCATTATGGAATACCCGTACGACCCATCATGGGGCTATCAACTGACGGGCTATTTTGCCCCCACTTCGCGTTTTGGTGAACCCGACGACTTTAAACTATTGGTGGATGAACTGCACCGGAACGATATCGGTGTGATATTGGACTGGGTACCATCGCACTTTCCTGAAGATGCGCACGGACTCGGATTTTTCGATGGGTCGCACCTTTACGAGCACCCCGACCGCAGAAGGGGCTATCACCCTGATTGGAAAAGCCTGATTTTCAATTATGGTCGAAATGAAGTGCGGGCCTTCTTGATCAGCAATGCCATATTTTGGCTTGACCAATACCATGTCGATGGACTCAGGGTCGATGCCGTTGCCTCAATGCTCTATCTCGATTATTCACGGGAAGAAGGGGAGTGGGAACCGAATATGTACGGCAACAACGAGAACCTGGAGGCCATGTCGTTCTTGCGTGAGCTCAATGAAGAGGTCTACAGGCAGTTTGATGGCATACAGACCATTGCGGAAGAGTCGACCGCTTTCTCCGGGGTCTCAAAACCCGTATTTCTGGGCGGACTTGGCTTTGGAATGAAATGGATGATGGGTTGGATGCACGATACGCTCGAGTATTTTAAGAAAGAACCCATATACAGAAAGCACCATCAAAACGATATTACCTTTAGTTTGACCTATGCGTTTACCGAAAACTTCATGTTGCCGTTTTCGCACGATGAGGTGGTATATGGCAAACAATCGTTGATTTATCGAATGCCCGGCGATGAGTGGCAGCGTTTTGCCAATTTACGCCTTTTGTTCGGGTATATGTTCACGCACCCCGGTACCAACCTTATTTTTATGGGGGGCGAGTTTGGGCAGACTTCAGAATGGAATTTTGAGCAAAGCCTTGATTGGCACTTGACACAGTACGATTTCCATAAGGGCATTCAAGAGGTGATAAAAGATTTGAATGCTTTGTACAAAAAGCATCCGGCCCTGCACGAAAAGCAATTTAGCCCCGAAGGTTTTGAGTGGATCGATTACGGTGATGCCGAAAATTCGGTCTTGACCTTCATCCGAAAGGGCAGCAATCCAAAAGATGACCTTGTCATTGCGCTGAACTTTACCCCTATACCACGTGAGAATTATCGGGTGGGCACCCCTAAATCGACCCAGTTGAAGTTACTTTTCAACAGTGATGACAAAAAATACGGGGGCAGTGGTGTCGGCAAGAAAACATTAAAACCATCAGACACTGCATGGCACGGCCACAAGAAATCGGTGGTAATGACCTTGCCGCCATTGGGTGCCCTGGTGTATAAATAA
- a CDS encoding RNA polymerase sigma factor, with the protein MSRQNEHTDALLKECLEGKQSAQLEIYNRYYKAMYNTALRIVKHTAEAEDVMQESFLNAFTKLHTFKGDVTFGAWLKRIVVNNSIYHYRKQQKLKAVAIDEVLYKVEDNDEVVLNQDGYTELKVQKVMETMKSLKDNYRVSLTLHLIEGYDYEEISQILDINYANCRTTISRAKESLRKKLSVNIN; encoded by the coding sequence TTGAGCCGCCAAAATGAACATACTGATGCCCTCTTGAAAGAGTGCTTGGAAGGAAAGCAAAGTGCCCAGCTTGAAATTTACAACAGGTATTACAAGGCCATGTACAACACGGCCCTCCGGATTGTAAAGCACACGGCAGAAGCAGAGGATGTGATGCAAGAATCGTTTTTGAACGCGTTTACGAAACTGCACACATTCAAAGGCGATGTGACCTTCGGGGCATGGTTAAAACGAATTGTGGTGAACAACAGTATCTATCACTACCGAAAGCAACAGAAGTTAAAAGCTGTTGCCATAGATGAGGTACTTTACAAGGTTGAGGACAACGACGAGGTTGTTTTGAACCAAGATGGTTATACAGAACTGAAGGTTCAAAAAGTGATGGAAACCATGAAAAGTTTGAAAGACAATTACAGAGTTTCTTTGACCTTGCACCTCATCGAAGGATACGATTATGAAGAAATTAGCCAGATACTCGATATCAACTATGCCAATTGCCGGACCACTATTTCAAGGGCCAAAGAAAGTTTGAGAAAAAAATTGTCAGTAAATATCAATTGA
- a CDS encoding MFS transporter, translated as MAKVLAMKGNRKLLNAWAFYDWANSVYSLVIASAIFPIFYGGLFRSAGIEEVTVFGGEIARAPLISYVTSAAFVFIAIVTPLISGIADYLGNKKVFLKFFCYLGAVSCIGLYWFSLEHIYFGLTCYFFGLVGFWVSFAVNNSYLPDIAYPEQQDGISAKGFSMGYVGSVILLLFNLAMVMKPDFFGITDSGAEVAEIKAMKYSFVTVGIWWMLFSQYTFHHLPKGYRKEGERKNIILNGFLELRSVWKQLGQETRLKRYLIAFFVYSMAVQTIMLIATYFGEEEINWGTDSERTTGLIISILVIQIVAILGATATAKASKALGNIKTLIAINIFWLLLCIYAYFLVTPTDFYIAAGLVGIVMGGIQALSRSTYSKFLPETTDTTSFFSFYDVAEKIGIVIGTFLYGFVAQFTSSMRNAAIFLGIFFLMGAFLLTRVHKKSPAS; from the coding sequence ATGGCGAAAGTGCTGGCGATGAAAGGCAACAGAAAATTGTTGAACGCTTGGGCGTTTTACGATTGGGCCAATTCGGTATATAGTCTTGTGATTGCCTCGGCCATTTTTCCGATATTCTACGGGGGGCTTTTCAGAAGCGCCGGCATAGAAGAGGTAACGGTTTTTGGTGGTGAGATTGCCAGGGCGCCCTTGATCAGTTATGTAACCTCGGCCGCCTTTGTTTTTATCGCCATTGTCACTCCATTGATTTCGGGCATTGCCGATTATTTGGGCAACAAAAAGGTCTTTCTAAAATTCTTTTGTTACCTGGGGGCTGTTTCATGTATTGGCCTTTACTGGTTTTCGTTGGAGCATATTTACTTCGGACTTACCTGTTATTTCTTCGGATTGGTGGGGTTTTGGGTCAGTTTTGCCGTCAACAATTCGTACTTGCCCGATATAGCATATCCTGAACAGCAAGACGGCATCAGTGCAAAAGGTTTTTCGATGGGTTATGTAGGAAGCGTCATTCTACTGTTGTTCAACCTTGCCATGGTCATGAAACCTGACTTTTTTGGTATTACCGATAGTGGGGCAGAGGTGGCCGAGATAAAGGCCATGAAATACTCATTTGTAACCGTCGGTATCTGGTGGATGCTTTTTAGCCAATATACCTTTCACCACTTGCCCAAAGGCTATAGAAAAGAAGGGGAACGAAAGAACATCATCTTGAACGGATTTCTCGAACTCCGCAGCGTCTGGAAGCAATTGGGGCAAGAGACCCGTCTGAAACGTTATTTGATTGCCTTTTTTGTGTACAGCATGGCCGTGCAGACCATTATGCTGATCGCCACTTATTTTGGCGAGGAAGAGATTAATTGGGGCACTGACAGTGAGCGCACCACCGGTTTGATCATCAGCATTTTGGTTATTCAGATCGTGGCCATTTTAGGGGCCACGGCAACTGCCAAGGCCTCAAAGGCTTTAGGCAACATCAAAACCCTGATTGCCATCAATATTTTTTGGCTGCTGTTGTGCATCTACGCCTATTTTTTGGTTACACCGACCGATTTCTATATTGCAGCAGGCTTGGTAGGCATTGTTATGGGCGGCATACAGGCACTTTCACGTTCTACCTATTCCAAGTTTCTGCCAGAGACCACCGATACCACCTCTTTTTTCAGTTTTTATGATGTGGCCGAAAAAATTGGGATTGTGATAGGCACTTTTCTGTATGGCTTTGTGGCCCAGTTTACTAGTAGTATGCGAAACGCCGCCATCTTTTTGGGCATTTTCTTTTTGATGGGCGCCTTTTTGTTGACAAGGGTCCATAAAAAAAGTCCCGCTTCCTGA
- the lon gene encoding endopeptidase La, whose amino-acid sequence MAELKFTNLDNLSFQGIEEDSELIPLLTPEDEEEMNNESLPEILPILPLRNTVLFPGVVIPITAGRDKSISLIKEANQGSKTIGVVSQKDEKTENPGINDINTLGTVARILRVLQMPDGNTTVIIQGKKRFEIAEVLTEKPYMTATIREANEIRPDQNNEEFGAIIDSIKDLAYKIIKDNPNIPSEATFAIKNIQSNSFLINFVSSNLNLSVQEKQKLLEIADLQERALATLRYMNLELQKLELKNDIQSKVRHDMDQQQREYFLHQQMKTIQEELGGVSYEEEVEEMRKKAKKKKWGKKVREHFEKELAKMQRMNPQVAEYSIQRNYLDLILELPWNEYSKDKFDLKRAQKILDRDHYGLEDVKRRIIEYLAVLKLRNDMKSPILCLYGPPGVGKTSLGKSIAEALGREYVRMSLGGLRDEAEIRGHRKTYIGAMPGRIVQNIRKAGTSNPVFILDEIDKLGNSHQGDPSSAMLEVLDPEQNNDFYDNFLEMGYDLSKVMFIATANNLSTIQPALRDRMEIINVTGYTIEEKVEIAKRHLLPKQLKEHGLTNKDLKIGKPQLEKIVEGYTRESGVRTLEKQIAKMVRYAAKNIATEEAYNVRVTNADIEKVLGPPRMERDKYENNEVAGVVTGLAWTSVGGDILFIEAILSKGKGTLNITGNLGKVMKESATIAMEYIKSNAESFGIDPNVFDRYNVHIHVPEGATPKDGPSAGITMLTSLVSLFTQRKVKKSIAMTGEITLRGKVLPVGGIKEKILAAKRARIKEIILCEDNRKDVEEIKPEYLKGLKFHYVKDMSEVIAIALTKQKVKNAKKL is encoded by the coding sequence ATGGCAGAATTGAAATTTACAAATCTTGACAATTTGTCTTTTCAAGGAATTGAAGAAGACTCTGAGTTGATTCCATTATTGACCCCCGAAGATGAGGAAGAAATGAACAACGAAAGCCTTCCTGAAATATTACCAATTTTGCCGCTTCGCAATACGGTGCTTTTTCCGGGTGTGGTAATCCCCATCACCGCCGGAAGGGATAAATCTATCAGTCTGATCAAAGAAGCCAACCAGGGCAGCAAGACTATTGGTGTGGTATCACAAAAAGATGAAAAGACCGAAAATCCGGGAATAAACGATATTAATACGTTAGGTACGGTGGCCCGTATTTTACGGGTACTTCAAATGCCCGATGGCAATACCACGGTCATTATACAGGGCAAGAAGCGCTTTGAAATTGCCGAGGTGCTCACAGAGAAGCCTTATATGACCGCTACCATTCGCGAAGCGAACGAAATAAGACCAGATCAGAACAACGAGGAGTTTGGGGCCATCATCGATTCCATCAAAGATTTGGCCTACAAAATCATAAAAGATAACCCGAACATACCCAGTGAGGCAACGTTTGCCATCAAAAACATCCAGAGCAACTCGTTTCTCATCAATTTCGTTTCATCGAACCTAAACCTCTCCGTTCAAGAGAAACAGAAGCTACTGGAAATTGCAGACCTGCAAGAAAGGGCTTTGGCAACCTTACGGTACATGAACCTTGAACTGCAGAAACTGGAGCTCAAGAACGACATTCAATCGAAGGTGCGCCATGATATGGACCAACAGCAGCGCGAATACTTCTTGCACCAGCAGATGAAGACCATTCAAGAAGAGTTGGGAGGTGTCTCTTACGAGGAAGAGGTCGAAGAAATGCGCAAAAAGGCCAAAAAGAAAAAGTGGGGCAAAAAGGTAAGGGAGCATTTCGAGAAAGAGTTGGCGAAGATGCAGCGTATGAACCCGCAGGTGGCAGAGTATTCAATTCAAAGAAACTACCTAGACCTTATTCTTGAACTGCCTTGGAACGAATATTCGAAGGATAAGTTTGACCTGAAGCGGGCCCAAAAGATATTGGACCGCGACCACTATGGTCTGGAAGATGTAAAACGCAGGATCATCGAGTACCTGGCCGTATTGAAGTTGCGCAACGATATGAAGTCACCCATCCTCTGTTTGTACGGCCCTCCGGGTGTTGGTAAGACCTCGTTGGGCAAGTCGATAGCAGAAGCACTCGGCAGGGAGTATGTGCGCATGTCTCTTGGGGGCCTACGTGATGAGGCCGAAATCAGGGGCCATCGAAAGACCTATATCGGGGCGATGCCCGGCCGTATTGTGCAGAACATTAGAAAGGCGGGCACTTCGAACCCAGTCTTTATTTTGGATGAGATCGACAAACTTGGCAATAGCCACCAAGGGGATCCCTCTTCGGCCATGCTGGAGGTGTTGGATCCCGAGCAAAACAACGATTTCTACGATAATTTCTTGGAAATGGGCTACGACCTTTCAAAAGTCATGTTCATTGCCACGGCCAATAACCTGTCGACCATTCAGCCTGCACTTCGCGACCGAATGGAAATCATCAACGTTACCGGTTACACCATTGAAGAAAAGGTAGAGATAGCCAAAAGGCACTTGTTGCCCAAGCAATTGAAAGAGCATGGCCTTACCAACAAAGACTTGAAAATTGGTAAACCACAGCTTGAAAAGATTGTAGAGGGCTACACGCGTGAATCGGGTGTAAGGACACTTGAAAAACAAATCGCCAAAATGGTGCGCTATGCAGCAAAGAACATCGCCACTGAAGAAGCGTACAATGTAAGGGTTACCAATGCCGATATCGAAAAGGTCTTGGGCCCTCCCCGAATGGAACGTGACAAGTATGAGAACAATGAGGTGGCAGGGGTGGTTACCGGCCTTGCATGGACCAGTGTGGGCGGCGACATCCTGTTTATAGAGGCCATTCTGTCGAAAGGCAAGGGCACCCTCAACATCACGGGCAATTTGGGCAAGGTAATGAAAGAATCGGCCACCATTGCCATGGAGTATATCAAGTCGAATGCAGAAAGCTTTGGTATAGACCCCAATGTTTTTGATAGGTACAATGTACACATCCATGTTCCCGAAGGGGCCACACCGAAAGATGGTCCGAGCGCGGGCATAACGATGCTTACCTCATTGGTGTCACTGTTTACCCAGCGAAAGGTGAAAAAAAGCATCGCCATGACCGGCGAGATAACCCTACGGGGCAAGGTGCTTCCGGTGGGAGGCATCAAAGAGAAGATTTTGGCCGCCAAAAGGGCGCGCATCAAAGAGATTATTCTTTGTGAGGACAACCGTAAAGATGTAGAGGAAATAAAGCCCGAGTATTTGAAAGGACTCAAATTTCACTATGTCAAAGACATGAGCGAGGTAATCGCCATTGCCT
- a CDS encoding M48 family metallopeptidase yields the protein MKRILLALTLFLAVAACKTNPFTGKKTLNFYPNSQIFPMAFAQYDQFLNENKVVEGTKEAKMIKTVGQRISTAAERWLDANGYPGYLKDYKWEYNLVKDETVNAWCMPGGKIVFYTGILPICQDETGIAVVMGHEVAHALADHGAQRMSAGMLQQLGAVAGNVAIKDPQKRNIFNQAYGIGSAVGVMLPFSRSHETEADRIGLQIMAIAGYDPAEAAELWKRMKAQAKQAPPEFLSTHPSTDTRIKNLTAWAPLAKQEAAKFGVTTFE from the coding sequence ATGAAAAGAATCTTATTGGCATTGACACTGTTTTTGGCAGTGGCTGCATGTAAGACCAATCCCTTTACAGGAAAAAAAACTTTGAATTTTTATCCGAACAGCCAGATTTTTCCCATGGCGTTTGCCCAGTATGACCAGTTTTTGAATGAAAACAAAGTGGTGGAGGGTACCAAAGAGGCCAAGATGATCAAGACAGTTGGTCAGCGCATTTCCACCGCTGCTGAACGTTGGTTGGATGCCAACGGCTATCCTGGCTATCTAAAAGATTATAAATGGGAGTATAATTTGGTCAAAGACGAAACGGTGAATGCTTGGTGCATGCCAGGCGGTAAGATTGTTTTCTATACGGGTATTCTACCCATCTGTCAAGATGAAACCGGTATTGCAGTGGTCATGGGCCATGAGGTGGCCCACGCTTTGGCAGACCACGGTGCGCAGCGTATGAGTGCCGGTATGTTGCAGCAATTGGGTGCAGTTGCTGGCAATGTTGCCATCAAAGACCCGCAAAAACGTAATATTTTTAATCAGGCTTACGGTATTGGCTCGGCAGTAGGGGTTATGCTGCCCTTTAGCAGAAGCCATGAAACAGAGGCAGATAGGATCGGTCTGCAGATAATGGCTATCGCCGGTTACGACCCCGCTGAGGCAGCTGAGCTTTGGAAACGTATGAAAGCACAGGCAAAACAGGCTCCACCAGAGTTCTTGAGCACGCACCCCTCTACCGATACACGCATCAAGAACCTTACAGCCTGGGCACCATTGGCCAAACAAGAAGCTGCAAAATTTGGAGTCACTACTTTTGAATAA
- a CDS encoding glycoside hydrolase family 31 protein, translating to MITTTQVQKKGNQFPNEIVDFKQERDRLYFTTKNGVILELTVLRDSVIRFRYATEYVFEPDFSYAISDDVSLGFNSLEVEDGKLEYLITTSKLRIYINKGNLKVKITDLEGTIINEDETGFHWEENFDYGGNIVKMSKVTQSAESYYGMGDKASHTNLKGKRANNWVTDQYAFGKDQEPLYKAIPFYVGLHNDLAYGIFFDNSFSTYFDFAHERRNVTSFWADGGEMNYYFFFGPKMSQVVEAYTNLTGVPELPPLWALGFHQSKWSYFPEKKVKQIANTFRKLKIPCDAIYLDIDYMDGFRCFTWDNRRFPDPKRMVKELEEIGFKTITMIDPGIKIDRDYWVYQEAMENDYFCKRADGPHFKGKVWPGECKFPDFTNPAVREWWADLYKEMIADVGVHGVWNDMNEPAIMDVPSKTANLDVRHDYDGHRCSHRKAHNVYGMQMVRATFEGLKKYTFPKRPFVLTRAAYSGTQRYCATWTGDNVATWEHLWIANVQAQRMCMSGYSFIGSDIGGFAEQPNGELFARWIQLGIFHPFCRVHSSGDHGDQEPWSFGKEITDIVRKFIELRYELLPYIYTMFYKYVNDGLPMLKSLVFYDQEDSQTHFRTDEFIFGDQILVCPVQEPNAQGRRMYIPRGKWYNYWTDEVVEGGDEKWVAAGIDKIPIFVKEGAIVPKYPVQQYVGEKELTELKLDVYYKDGTENSMVYEDQHEGYDYKKGRFSLRKFRLRGKPKELIVQQFKDGSYITPYNKLRLQFHGLPFTIKKIELDNEKVDLKSVKLNGNNNIEISKDFTELHLFGA from the coding sequence ATGATTACCACTACACAAGTTCAAAAGAAAGGAAACCAGTTTCCGAATGAAATAGTTGATTTCAAGCAAGAACGGGACCGGCTGTACTTCACCACCAAAAATGGGGTCATTTTAGAGTTGACCGTTTTGAGAGATAGCGTTATTAGGTTCAGGTATGCCACCGAATATGTGTTCGAACCTGATTTTTCTTATGCTATAAGCGATGACGTAAGCTTGGGGTTCAACTCATTGGAGGTGGAAGATGGCAAACTCGAATACCTGATCACCACTTCAAAGCTCAGGATCTACATCAACAAAGGCAATTTAAAGGTCAAGATCACCGATTTGGAAGGTACGATCATCAACGAAGATGAAACGGGCTTTCATTGGGAGGAAAACTTCGATTATGGGGGTAACATTGTAAAGATGAGCAAAGTCACCCAATCTGCCGAAAGTTATTATGGCATGGGCGACAAGGCCTCCCACACCAATTTAAAGGGAAAAAGGGCCAACAACTGGGTCACTGACCAATATGCGTTTGGAAAAGACCAAGAACCGCTCTACAAGGCCATACCCTTTTATGTGGGCCTTCACAACGACTTGGCCTATGGCATTTTCTTTGACAACTCGTTCAGCACCTACTTTGATTTTGCCCACGAGCGGCGCAACGTCACCAGTTTTTGGGCCGATGGGGGTGAAATGAATTACTATTTTTTCTTTGGGCCCAAAATGTCGCAAGTGGTCGAGGCCTATACCAATTTGACCGGGGTACCCGAATTGCCGCCCCTTTGGGCATTGGGCTTTCACCAGTCGAAATGGAGCTATTTTCCAGAGAAAAAGGTAAAACAGATAGCGAATACTTTTCGCAAATTGAAGATTCCGTGTGATGCCATCTACCTCGACATCGACTATATGGATGGATTTCGCTGTTTCACGTGGGATAACCGTCGTTTTCCTGACCCCAAGAGAATGGTCAAAGAACTCGAGGAGATAGGTTTCAAGACCATTACCATGATCGACCCTGGTATTAAGATCGACCGCGATTACTGGGTATATCAAGAGGCCATGGAAAACGATTATTTCTGTAAACGTGCCGATGGCCCCCATTTTAAGGGCAAGGTATGGCCTGGAGAGTGCAAGTTCCCAGATTTTACCAATCCGGCGGTTCGCGAGTGGTGGGCAGATCTTTATAAAGAGATGATAGCAGATGTTGGTGTACATGGTGTTTGGAACGATATGAACGAACCAGCCATTATGGATGTGCCCTCAAAAACGGCCAACCTCGATGTACGCCACGATTATGATGGTCACCGTTGCAGCCACCGAAAGGCACACAACGTTTACGGTATGCAAATGGTCAGGGCCACCTTTGAGGGGCTTAAAAAATATACCTTCCCGAAACGGCCATTCGTGTTGACACGTGCGGCATATTCGGGCACCCAGCGCTATTGTGCCACTTGGACGGGTGACAACGTGGCCACTTGGGAGCATCTTTGGATTGCCAACGTTCAGGCCCAGCGAATGTGTATGAGCGGATACTCTTTTATCGGTTCCGATATCGGTGGCTTCGCCGAGCAACCCAATGGCGAACTGTTCGCCAGATGGATACAGTTGGGCATTTTTCATCCGTTCTGTCGGGTACACTCGAGTGGTGACCACGGGGATCAAGAGCCTTGGTCGTTCGGCAAAGAAATAACAGATATCGTCAGAAAGTTCATCGAATTGCGATATGAGCTGTTGCCCTATATCTACACCATGTTCTACAAGTATGTGAACGATGGGCTTCCCATGTTGAAATCACTTGTTTTCTACGATCAAGAAGATTCCCAAACCCATTTTAGGACAGATGAATTCATATTCGGAGACCAGATACTGGTGTGCCCGGTTCAAGAACCCAATGCCCAAGGAAGAAGAATGTACATACCTAGGGGCAAATGGTACAATTATTGGACAGATGAAGTGGTAGAAGGCGGCGACGAGAAATGGGTGGCGGCCGGCATTGACAAAATTCCAATTTTTGTCAAAGAAGGCGCCATAGTGCCCAAGTACCCTGTACAGCAATATGTGGGCGAGAAGGAACTTACTGAACTGAAACTCGATGTGTACTACAAAGACGGTACCGAGAACTCGATGGTCTATGAAGACCAGCACGAAGGCTATGACTACAAAAAAGGCAGGTTCAGTCTTAGAAAGTTCAGGCTACGGGGCAAACCCAAAGAGCTAATTGTGCAGCAGTTCAAAGACGGTAGTTATATAACACCTTATAACAAGCTGCGGCTGCAGTTTCACGGATTGCCCTTTACCATCAAAAAAATTGAACTCGACAATGAAAAGGTCGATTTGAAATCGGTAAAGCTGAACGGTAACAACAACATCGAAATCAGCAAAGATTTCACTGAATTGCATCTTTTCGGAGCTTGA